One Candidatus Omnitrophota bacterium DNA window includes the following coding sequences:
- a CDS encoding adenylate kinase yields the protein MYLVLLGPPGAGKGTQAKRLAQRLSLPHISTGDILRQNVKDGTALGKQAKGIMDKGLLVSDDLVAKMLDERFNNPDIKKGFILDGYPRTLSQAKTLDEILSKKKLAVDLVVYLNTSDEVIIKRLTGRLVCSKCGANFHVINMPPKEEGVCDSCQGSLYQRSDDNEETVRKRLEVYKNEVASLIEYYNQVKKLHSLNADLDPGVVLEQIIKLSTKN from the coding sequence ATGTACTTAGTACTTTTAGGCCCTCCTGGGGCCGGTAAAGGCACGCAGGCAAAAAGATTGGCGCAAAGATTGAGCCTGCCGCATATATCTACCGGAGATATCTTAAGACAGAATGTCAAAGATGGCACTGCCCTTGGTAAACAGGCCAAAGGTATTATGGATAAGGGTTTACTTGTTTCGGATGATTTAGTGGCAAAAATGCTCGATGAACGTTTTAATAATCCGGATATAAAAAAAGGTTTTATTTTAGATGGATATCCCAGGACATTGTCTCAGGCTAAGACTTTAGATGAGATTTTAAGTAAAAAGAAACTAGCGGTAGATTTAGTAGTTTATTTGAATACAAGCGATGAAGTAATTATTAAGCGGCTTACCGGAAGGTTAGTTTGTTCTAAATGCGGGGCGAATTTTCATGTAATTAATATGCCTCCTAAAGAAGAGGGAGTTTGCGATAGTTGCCAGGGGTCTTTATATCAGCGTTCTGATGATAATGAGGAAACGGTGCGCAAGCGCCTTGAAGTTTATAAAAATGAAGTTGCTTCTTTGATAGAGTATTACAACCAGGTAAAAAAGCTGCACAGTTTGAATGCCGATTTAGATCCTGGGGTGGTTCTGGAGCAGATTATTAAATTAAGTACGAAAAATTAA
- the map gene encoding type I methionyl aminopeptidase: MICLRSPSEIEMLKRSGKILAAVMRRIEDIVEPGITTLDIDRLSEELILKEKAIAAFKGYKGFPATACVSVNEEVVHGIPGPRVILEGDIISIDLGVNYQGYFSDMAVTLPVGKADQAKIKLIEITKQSLEIGITQARVGNYLTDISHSIQSFAEAQGFSVVRQFVGHGIGAALHEDPEIPNFGRPHLGVLLKSGMVLAIEPMINVGSWECLILENGWTAVTKDGTPSAHFEHTVAITDKGPVVLTK; encoded by the coding sequence ATGATCTGTTTGAGGTCTCCAAGTGAAATTGAGATGCTTAAGCGTTCAGGTAAGATCTTGGCAGCTGTTATGCGCAGGATAGAGGATATCGTAGAGCCAGGGATTACTACCTTAGATATCGATCGTTTGAGCGAAGAATTAATTCTTAAGGAAAAGGCTATTGCAGCTTTTAAGGGGTATAAAGGTTTTCCGGCAACTGCCTGTGTTTCTGTAAATGAAGAGGTTGTTCATGGTATTCCTGGTCCAAGAGTGATTTTGGAAGGGGATATCATAAGTATAGATTTAGGAGTAAACTATCAGGGTTATTTCTCGGATATGGCAGTAACGCTGCCAGTAGGTAAGGCAGATCAGGCTAAAATAAAACTTATTGAAATAACCAAGCAATCGTTAGAAATTGGTATTACGCAGGCGCGGGTAGGTAACTATTTAACTGATATTTCTCATAGTATTCAAAGTTTTGCAGAGGCGCAGGGATTTTCCGTAGTTAGGCAGTTTGTGGGCCATGGTATTGGGGCTGCATTACATGAAGATCCGGAGATTCCTAATTTTGGTAGGCCTCATTTGGGAGTTCTTTTAAAAAGCGGTATGGTTTTAGCAATTGAACCAATGATTAATGTTGGAAGCTGGGAATGTCTTATTCTTGAGAATGGCTGGACAGCAGTGACTAAAGATGGCACTCCATCAGCCCATTTTGAGCATACTGTGGCGATTACCGATAAAGGGCCAGTAGTACTGACAAAGTAA
- the infA gene encoding translation initiation factor IF-1 gives MAKEELIETEGKIIEALPNAMFKVELENGHVVLAHVSGKMRMNFIRILPGDKVKLELSPYDLARGRITFRVR, from the coding sequence ATGGCAAAAGAAGAACTAATTGAAACTGAGGGTAAGATTATTGAAGCGCTGCCTAATGCTATGTTTAAGGTAGAGCTTGAAAATGGGCATGTAGTTTTAGCGCATGTTTCGGGAAAGATGCGTATGAATTTCATCAGGATTCTTCCGGGTGATAAAGTAAAATTAGAACTTTCTCCTTATGATTTGGCCCGAGGGAGAATTACTTTTAGGGTGAGATAA
- the rpmJ gene encoding 50S ribosomal protein L36 has product MKVKASIRKICDKCKIIKRRGVVRVICVTSKHKQRQG; this is encoded by the coding sequence ATGAAGGTTAAAGCGTCGATCCGTAAGATTTGCGATAAGTGTAAAATAATAAAACGAAGAGGGGTTGTGCGTGTAATTTGCGTGACTTCTAAACATAAACAGAGGCAAGGCTAG
- the rpsM gene encoding 30S ribosomal protein S13, whose amino-acid sequence MPRIIGVDIPKEKRIEIALTYLYGIGRATSNVVLKEAGISPDKRAKDLTEEEVSRITNILQKGSLRIEGDLRRDISQNIKRLMDIGSWRGMRHKKGLPVRGQRTRTNSRTRKGKKRVNLAPIKKVESAPKAAKQAGK is encoded by the coding sequence ATGCCAAGAATTATCGGTGTTGATATACCTAAAGAAAAAAGAATTGAGATAGCGCTTACTTATTTATATGGAATAGGCAGGGCAACTTCAAATGTTGTGCTAAAAGAAGCAGGGATTAGCCCTGATAAGAGGGCCAAGGATTTAACTGAAGAGGAGGTATCGCGTATTACTAATATTCTTCAGAAAGGATCTTTGAGGATTGAAGGTGACTTACGTCGTGATATCTCACAGAATATTAAACGCTTGATGGATATTGGTTCTTGGAGGGGGATGCGCCATAAAAAGGGCCTTCCTGTTCGTGGCCAGCGTACACGTACAAATTCGCGTACCAGAAAAGGCAAGAAGAGAGTAAATTTGGCGCCTATTAAGAAGGTTGAAAGCGCACCAAAAGCTGCAAAGCAGGCGGGAAAGTAA
- the rpsK gene encoding 30S ribosomal protein S11 produces MATKDNAKKKKIARGITSGIAHIQASFNNTIITITDKQGNVLAWSAPGSVGYSGSKKSTPFAAQLAATDAARKAKEVGVKELEVYVKGPGFGRESAIRALQAAGLVVTLIKDVTPIPHNGCRPKKKRRV; encoded by the coding sequence ATGGCGACAAAAGATAACGCAAAGAAGAAAAAAATTGCTCGCGGCATAACCAGCGGTATTGCCCATATTCAGGCAAGTTTCAATAATACGATTATTACTATAACCGATAAACAAGGTAATGTTTTGGCTTGGAGTGCTCCAGGCTCAGTAGGTTATAGTGGTTCTAAGAAATCCACTCCTTTTGCCGCGCAACTTGCAGCAACTGATGCTGCCAGAAAAGCTAAAGAGGTAGGGGTTAAAGAGTTGGAAGTTTATGTGAAGGGGCCGGGTTTTGGCAGAGAGTCAGCAATTCGGGCGCTTCAGGCAGCAGGATTGGTCGTAACTTTGATTAAAGATGTTACTCCTATTCCTCATAATGGTTGCCGTCCCAAGAAGAAAAGGAGAGTTTAA
- the rpsD gene encoding 30S ribosomal protein S4 has translation MGRYIGAVCRLCRRQGEKLFLKGTRCQTEKCAASKRAYPPGQHGEGRRQKLSNYGVQLKEKQKVKRIYGVLEKQFRIYFKIASKTKGVTGKVLLQLLERRLDNVIFRMGLGISRSQARQIVRHNWVAVNSRRVNIPSFLVDKDDVVEIKAKDKAKIKLKDNLELSKDRTVPSWLEFTLADMKAKVLRLPEKGDIQQQIQEQLIVELYSK, from the coding sequence ATGGGCCGTTATATTGGTGCAGTTTGTAGGTTATGCCGTAGGCAGGGTGAAAAATTATTTTTAAAAGGGACAAGGTGCCAGACTGAAAAATGCGCGGCTAGCAAGAGAGCATATCCGCCGGGCCAGCATGGTGAAGGCAGAAGGCAGAAGCTTTCTAACTACGGAGTACAGCTAAAAGAGAAGCAGAAGGTTAAGAGGATTTACGGGGTTTTGGAAAAACAATTCCGCATATATTTTAAGATTGCTTCAAAAACTAAAGGCGTAACCGGTAAGGTTCTTCTGCAATTGTTAGAGCGTAGGCTTGATAATGTGATTTTTCGTATGGGGCTGGGAATTTCGCGTTCGCAGGCCCGCCAGATCGTTAGGCATAATTGGGTCGCGGTTAATTCCCGTAGAGTAAATATTCCGTCATTTTTAGTTGATAAAGATGATGTGGTTGAGATCAAAGCTAAGGATAAAGCCAAAATTAAACTTAAAGATAATCTGGAGCTTTCTAAAGACAGAACTGTTCCTAGTTGGCTTGAGTTTACCTTAGCCGATATGAAAGCCAAAGTTTTGAGGCTTCCTGAAAAAGGCGATATCCAGCAGCAGATACAGGAGCAGTTGATCGTCGAGTTGTATTCTAAATAA
- a CDS encoding DNA-directed RNA polymerase subunit alpha, translated as MGIKWRDFQFPKKLECDESTYTDTYGKFQAAPFERGYGVTLGNSLRRVLLSSIEGSAVTAIKIAGASHEFSTIAGVLEDVPEIILNIKSLVLNSHSKIPKTIYLKADKKGEVKAKDIQTDETIEIINPELHIATLTKDTKLNIEMEVSRGRGYVAAELNNKEDKIAGFIVVDSIFTPIKKINYYVENTRVGQRTDYDKLILEIWTNGSINPKDALLYASNILQRHLDIFVSFGQLPEDIAEEEPEMTKEDAALYEKLRLPISELELSVRSSNCLREAGIKTIADLVKRTEDEMLNFKNFGKKSLTEIQELLMSMGVSLGMQVDPKKMKKG; from the coding sequence ATGGGGATAAAATGGAGAGATTTTCAGTTTCCTAAAAAACTTGAGTGCGATGAGTCAACATATACTGATACATATGGAAAGTTCCAAGCAGCTCCTTTTGAAAGAGGCTATGGCGTAACTTTGGGTAACTCTTTAAGAAGAGTTTTACTTTCATCTATCGAAGGAAGTGCTGTAACTGCAATTAAAATTGCTGGTGCTTCTCATGAGTTTTCTACGATTGCCGGGGTTCTTGAGGATGTCCCTGAAATCATCTTGAATATCAAAAGCCTAGTTTTAAATTCTCATTCCAAGATCCCCAAAACAATTTATTTAAAAGCGGATAAGAAGGGTGAGGTTAAGGCTAAAGATATTCAAACAGATGAGACCATTGAGATAATTAACCCAGAGCTTCATATTGCTACCCTTACCAAGGATACCAAGCTCAATATAGAAATGGAAGTATCGCGTGGCAGGGGTTATGTTGCGGCTGAGTTGAATAATAAAGAAGATAAAATTGCAGGTTTTATTGTAGTTGATTCGATATTTACTCCTATTAAGAAGATTAATTATTATGTGGAGAATACGCGTGTAGGACAGCGCACGGATTATGATAAATTGATCCTTGAGATCTGGACTAACGGCAGTATTAACCCTAAAGATGCTTTGCTTTATGCTTCCAACATTTTACAAAGGCATTTAGATATCTTTGTCAGCTTTGGCCAGTTGCCTGAAGATATCGCAGAAGAAGAGCCGGAGATGACTAAAGAAGATGCAGCTTTATATGAAAAACTAAGGTTGCCAATCTCTGAGCTTGAACTTTCAGTGAGAAGCTCAAATTGTTTACGAGAAGCCGGAATTAAAACTATTGCTGACCTGGTTAAAAGAACCGAAGATGAGATGCTCAACTTTAAAAATTTTGGTAAGAAGTCTCTTACCGAAATTCAAGAGCTTCTTATGAGTATGGGGGTTAGTTTAGGGATGCAGGTTGATCCTAAGAAAATGAAGAAAGGTTAA
- the rplQ gene encoding 50S ribosomal protein L17 → MRHAKKRMQLGRFTSWHDATIKSLAKNMIICQSIKTTLTRAKATKQMVDKLITLSKRNTLFARRQAQRVLGEHKLVNLLFTEIGPRFTGRSSGFTRIIPLGKRRGDNAELVIFELTELKRKEPKKAKEKKPQVAQVTEEVKDDKITQEPKKETKEVVKENPLDAKKPQKKFMGGLRTIFRKKSDSL, encoded by the coding sequence ATGCGTCACGCAAAGAAAAGGATGCAGCTTGGCCGTTTTACCAGTTGGCATGATGCAACAATAAAGAGTTTGGCCAAAAACATGATAATCTGTCAAAGCATTAAAACTACTTTGACTCGCGCCAAAGCTACTAAACAAATGGTCGATAAGCTTATAACTTTATCTAAGAGAAATACGCTTTTTGCCCGTAGACAGGCGCAAAGGGTTTTAGGTGAACATAAGCTGGTGAATCTACTTTTTACTGAAATTGGGCCGCGGTTTACGGGGCGCTCAAGTGGTTTTACTCGGATTATTCCATTGGGTAAACGTAGAGGAGATAATGCGGAATTGGTTATTTTTGAGCTTACTGAGTTAAAGAGAAAAGAACCTAAGAAGGCAAAAGAGAAAAAGCCTCAAGTAGCCCAGGTAACGGAAGAAGTCAAGGATGACAAAATCACTCAAGAGCCGAAAAAGGAAACTAAAGAGGTAGTTAAAGAGAATCCGCTTGATGCGAAGAAGCCGCAGAAGAAATTCATGGGTGGTTTAAGAACCATTTTTAGAAAGAAAAGTGATTCTTTGTAA